Below is a window of Streptomyces sp. ITFR-16 DNA.
CCCGGTTCCGGTCCCACCTGGGCATCGCGCCGAAGAGCGCCGCGAAACTGGTCCGCTTCGACCACGCCGTGCACCGTCTGATCGTCGGTGAGGGCGCGGCCCGGGTGGCGGCGGACGGCGGCTACTACGACCAGCCCCATCTGCATCGGGACATCGCGGCGTTCACCGGCGCCACCCCGGTGAGCGTGCTGAGCGAACCGTTCCTGAGGGTGGACCGCCGTGCGTGGCCTGGCAAGGCCCGCCCGGCCACGGGTGAGCGCGGCGGCCGTCCGTACGACGGCGGTTGAATCCGCACCGCGGCGGCTGAAGCAGCCGGTGCCCACTCACCGCGTCAGGAGTCCCCCGTCGACGAGCCCGCTGTTCCGTGGGCCGGGCGGAGCGCGTCGACGACGAGGTCGAGCAGCCGGCCGGTGTGCTCGGGGGTGTGGCCGGCCGCCGTGGAGAGGAAGATTCCCAGCAGCATCGTGGTGACCACGTCGGGGTCGACGTCCCGGCGCAGCGCGCCCGCCTCGGCCCCCTCGGTGAGGATCGTCCCGATCGCCGCGGTGATGCGCTCCCGGGTGGCCGGGGTGGCGATCCGGCCCGATGCCCAGCCGGCCCGGAGTGTGTCGGCCATGCCGCGTTTGGCCGCGATGAACGCCGCGTAGCCGTCCATCCACGCGCGCAGGGCGACATCGGGCGGGAACCGGTCGAGCAGGGCGGGGGCGCTGGTGGCGATGTCGTCGAGCTCGGCGCCGTAGACGGCCTCGACGAGGGCTTCGCGGGTCGGGAAGTGGCGGTACAGCGTGCCGATGCCGACGCCTGCCTCGCGGGCGATGCCCTCCAGCGGAACGGTGTCGTCGGCGGC
It encodes the following:
- a CDS encoding TetR/AcrR family transcriptional regulator, which encodes MSSGDSAEPLAAEPPAAHPPAGTARPLRAHARRNREKLITVARAAFAAADDTVPLEGIAREAGVGIGTLYRHFPTREALVEAVYGAELDDIATSAPALLDRFPPDVALRAWMDGYAAFIAAKRGMADTLRAGWASGRIATPATRERITAAIGTILTEGAEAGALRRDVDPDVVTTMLLGIFLSTAAGHTPEHTGRLLDLVVDALRPAHGTAGSSTGDS